In Eubalaena glacialis isolate mEubGla1 chromosome 3, mEubGla1.1.hap2.+ XY, whole genome shotgun sequence, the following are encoded in one genomic region:
- the NHSL3 gene encoding uncharacterized protein KIAA1522 homolog isoform X3: MGNSHHKRKAPSGPRARSFWRFGRSARRPAAGSAKAESDKRLSVGPGQGLGSAVDEHQDNVFFPSGRPPHLEELHTQAQEGLRSLQHQEKQKLNKGAWDHGDTQSIQSSRTGPDDDSISFCSQTTSYTAESSTAEDALSVRSEMIQRKGSTFRPHDSFPKSSGKSGRRRRERRSTVLGLPQHVQKELGLRNEREAPGTPRPPGPRDAVRIPTVDGHPAGPASGPGARVSLQALEAEAEAGAQAEAMLQRHIDRIYRDDTLVGRSTGARPLPLTRPMSLAVPGLTGGAGPPEPLSPAMSISPQATYLSKLIPHAVLPPTVDVVALGRCSLRTLSRCSLLSASPASIRSLGHFSSVSSPRPRSRHPSSSSDTWSHSQSSETIVSDGSTLSSKGGSEGRPEGSVANSNVVPPPLGGSGRGSPSGGSTAEASDTVSIRSGGQLSGRSVSLRKLKRPPPPPRRTHSLHQRSSAAHDGPLGLPPKPERKQQQQLPRPPTTGGSEGMGAAPCPSSSAGSWVPGLSPGGSRRPPRSPERTLSPSSGYSSQSGTPTLPPKGLTGAPASPGKAQPPKPERVTSLRSPGASVSSSLTSLCSSSSDPAPSDRSGPHMSTTLGDRFVIPPHPKVPAPFSPPPSKPKSPNQAAPAPAAPAVVPGPISTTAASPESPPTPQTSLTPPQASPSASKDQSPPPSPPPSYHPPPPPTKKPEVVEEALSAPGTAEEALQDPNWPPPPPPALEEQDLSMADFPPPEEAFFSVAGPEPADPSRPPEPSLATVSFQSQPCGTPDLPPALPAPSAAGSVPGLQAKVPRREPGGCSKGGGLPREDAGAPLVTPSLLQMVRLRSVGTPTVAPTPASGPSAPQKPLRRALSGRASPAPASSGLHAAVRLKASNLAASVGPVSAQPNGPPEAEPRSPASTASFIFSKGTKKLQLEQPVSPETQADLQRNLIAELRSISEQRPPQAPKKPPKAPPPVARKPSGGAAPPTSPSFPRAEPLPAPPTNGLPHAEDRTKEELAENGGVLQRVGPEEKLGLPGTDPQKELV, from the exons ATGGGCAACTCACACCACAAGAGGAAGGCCCCCAGCGGCCCCCGGGCCCGCAGCTTCTGGCGGTTCGGGCGGTCGGCGAGGCGGCCGGCAG CAGGCTCTGCCAAGGCTGAGAGCGACAAACGACTAAGTGTGGGGCCAGGCCAGGGGCTAGGGTCTGCAGTGGATGAGCACCAGGACAATGTCTTCTTCCCCAGTGGGCGACCGCCTCACCTGGAAGAGCTGCACACGCAGGCCCAGGAGGGGCTCCGTTCCCTCCAGCACCAAG aaaaacagaaactgaaCAAGGGTGCCTGGGACCATGGAGACACCCAGAGCATCCAG TCCTCCCGGACCGGGCCAGATGATGATAGCATCTCCTTCTGCAGCCAGACCACGTCCTACACAGCTGAGAGCTCCACGGCAGAGGATGCTCTCTCCGTCCGCTCTGAGATGATCCAGCGCAAAG GCTCCACCTTCCGACCGCATGACTCATTTCCCAAATCATCTGGAAAGTCAGGGCGCCGGCGGCGGGAGCGGCGGAGCACGGTGCTGGGACTGCCACAGCACGTGCAGAAGGAACTCG GCCTGCGGAATGAACGTGAGGCACCAGGTACTCCTCGGCCTCCTGGTCCACGGGACGCTGTCCGCATCCCCACGGTGGACGGCCATCCGGCAGGCCCGGCCTCAGGGCCAGGGGCCAGGGTGTCCCTGCAGGCGCTGGAGGCGGAGGCCGAAGCCGGTGCCCAGGCAGAGGCCATGCTGCAGCGCCACATCGACCGCATTTACCGGGATGACACGCTCGTTGGCCGGTCCACGGGGGCCCGGCCCTTGCCACTGACCCGGCCCATGTCCCTAGCAGTGCCCGGACTGACCGGAGGGGCAGGGCCTCCAGAACCCCTGAGCCCGGCCATGTCCATCTCGCCCCAGGCCACCTACTTGTCGAAGCTGATCCCGCACGCCGTGCTGCCGCCCACAGTGGACGTGGTGGCCTTGGGCCGCTGCAGCCTGCGCACGCTGAGCCGCTGCAGCCTGCTCTCAGCCAGCCCGGCCTCCATCCGCTCGCTGGGCCACTTCTCCTCGGTCTCCAGCCCGCGGCCCCGCAGCCGCCACCCTTCCTCCTCCAGTGACACCTGGAGCCACTCTCAGTCCTCTGAGACCATTGTGTCTGACGGCTCCACCCTCTCCTCTAAGGGTGGCTCAGAGGGCCGGCCAGAGGGCTCTGTGGCCAACAGTAACGTGGTGCCCCCTCCCCTGGGGGGCAGCGGGAGGGGCTCTCCCAGCGGGGGCAGCACTGCCGAGGCCTCGGACACTGTCAGCATTCGGAGCGGTGGCCAGTTGTCCGGCCGGAGTGTGTCCCTACGTAAGCTGAAGCGGCCCCCGCCACCTCCCCGCCGGACCCACTCGCTCCATCAGCGCAGCTCAGCAGCACATGATGGGCCCCTGGGGCTGCCTCCCAAGCCTGAGCGGAAGCAGCAGCAACAGCTGCCCCGGCCGCCCACCACTGGCGGGTCAGAAGGGATGGGGGCAGCACCCTGTCCATCCAGCTCAGCAGGCAGCTGGGTGCCTGGCTTGTCTCCAGGTGGCTCCCGGCGTCCCCCACGCTCCCCAGAACGGACACTCTCACCCTCCAGTGGATACTCGAGCCAAAGTGGTACCCCTACCCTCCCTCCCAAGGGTCTAACAGGGGCCCCTGCTTCCCCAGGCAAGGCCCAACCCCCTAAACCAGAGCGTGTCACTTCCCTTCGATCTCCCGGGGCCTCCGTCTCCTCCTCCCTCACGTCTCTATGTTCCTCCTCCTCTGATCCGGCACCCTCAGACCGCTCTGGTCCGCACATGTCGACCACCCTGGGTGACAGGTTTGTCATACCTCCTCACCCCAAGGTGCctgcccccttctccccacctccctctaaGCCCAAGAGCCCAAACCAAGCTGCCCCTGCTCCAGCTGCCCCTGCTGTGGTCCCTGGGCCCATCTCTACCACTGCTGCCAGCCCTGAGTCCCCACCTACTCCCCAGACATCCCTAACCCCACCTCAGGCATCTCCCAGTGCCTCCAAAGACCAGTcacccccaccatccccacccccatcttatcacccaccccccccacccactAAGAAGCCAGAGGTGGTTGAGGAGGCCCTGTCTGCCCCGGGGACTGCTGAGGAGGCCCTCCAAGATCCCAActggcccccacccccgcctcctgCACTGGAGGAACAGGACCTGTCCATGGCCGACTTCCCTCCACCCGAGGAGGCCTTTTTCTCTGTGGCTGGCCCTGAGCCTGCAGACCCTTCACGCCCCCCGGAGCCCTCCTTAGCTACTGTCTCTTTCCAGAGCCAGCCCTGTGGTACCCCAGAtcttcctccagctctgccagCCCCATCTGCTGCTGGTTCTGTCCCAGGGCTTCAGGCCAAGGTCCCTCGGAGGGAACCAGGGGGCTGCAGCAAGGGTGGCGGCCTTCCCAGGGAGGATGCTGGTGCACCCCTGGTCACACCCTCACTCCTGCAGATGGTTCGGCTGCGCTCTGTAGGCACTCCCACAGTGGCTCCGACTCCAGCGTCAGGGCCGTCGGCCCCCCAGAAGCCACTGCGAAGGGCCCTGTCAGGGCGGGCCAGCCCAGCGCCTGCCTCCTCAGGGCTCCACGCTGCTGTTCGGCTCAAGGCCTCCAATCTGGCTGCCAGCGTGGGCCCTGTGAGTGCCCAGCCCAATGGACCACCTGAGGCAGAGCCGCGGTCCCCTGCCTCTACGGCCAGCTTCATCTTCTCCAAGGGCACCAAGAAGCTGCAGCTGGAGCAGCCCGTGTCCCCTGAGACCCAGGCTGACCTCCAGCGGAACCTGATAGCTGAACTTCGGAGCATCTCAGAGCAACGGCCACCCCAGGCCCCAAAGAAGCCACCTAAGGCCCCCCCGCCTGTGGCCCGCAAGCCTTCTGGGGGAGccgccccccccacctcccccagcttTCCTCGGGCTGAGCCCCTTCCTGCTCCTCCCACCAACGGGCTCCCCCATGCCGAGGACAGGACTAAGGAGGAGCTGGCAGAGAATGGAGGTGTCCTGCAGCGGGTGGGTCCAGAGGAGAAGCTGGGCCTGCCTGGCACAG ACCCACAGAAAGAGCTGGTCTGA
- the NHSL3 gene encoding uncharacterized protein KIAA1522 homolog isoform X4 — protein MVVFLGRHLPALLGLFKKKAGSAKAESDKRLSVGPGQGLGSAVDEHQDNVFFPSGRPPHLEELHTQAQEGLRSLQHQEKQKLNKGAWDHGDTQSIQSSRTGPDDDSISFCSQTTSYTAESSTAEDALSVRSEMIQRKGSTFRPHDSFPKSSGKSGRRRRERRSTVLGLPQHVQKELGLRNEREAPGTPRPPGPRDAVRIPTVDGHPAGPASGPGARVSLQALEAEAEAGAQAEAMLQRHIDRIYRDDTLVGRSTGARPLPLTRPMSLAVPGLTGGAGPPEPLSPAMSISPQATYLSKLIPHAVLPPTVDVVALGRCSLRTLSRCSLLSASPASIRSLGHFSSVSSPRPRSRHPSSSSDTWSHSQSSETIVSDGSTLSSKGGSEGRPEGSVANSNVVPPPLGGSGRGSPSGGSTAEASDTVSIRSGGQLSGRSVSLRKLKRPPPPPRRTHSLHQRSSAAHDGPLGLPPKPERKQQQQLPRPPTTGGSEGMGAAPCPSSSAGSWVPGLSPGGSRRPPRSPERTLSPSSGYSSQSGTPTLPPKGLTGAPASPGKAQPPKPERVTSLRSPGASVSSSLTSLCSSSSDPAPSDRSGPHMSTTLGDRFVIPPHPKVPAPFSPPPSKPKSPNQAAPAPAAPAVVPGPISTTAASPESPPTPQTSLTPPQASPSASKDQSPPPSPPPSYHPPPPPTKKPEVVEEALSAPGTAEEALQDPNWPPPPPPALEEQDLSMADFPPPEEAFFSVAGPEPADPSRPPEPSLATVSFQSQPCGTPDLPPALPAPSAAGSVPGLQAKVPRREPGGCSKGGGLPREDAGAPLVTPSLLQMVRLRSVGTPTVAPTPASGPSAPQKPLRRALSGRASPAPASSGLHAAVRLKASNLAASVGPVSAQPNGPPEAEPRSPASTASFIFSKGTKKLQLEQPVSPETQADLQRNLIAELRSISEQRPPQAPKKPPKAPPPVARKPSGGAAPPTSPSFPRAEPLPAPPTNGLPHAEDRTKEELAENGGVLQRVGPEEKLGLPGTDPQKELV, from the exons ATGGTGGTGTTCCTGGGCCGCCACCTCCCGGCGCTCCTCGGGCTCTTCAAGAAGAAGG CAGGCTCTGCCAAGGCTGAGAGCGACAAACGACTAAGTGTGGGGCCAGGCCAGGGGCTAGGGTCTGCAGTGGATGAGCACCAGGACAATGTCTTCTTCCCCAGTGGGCGACCGCCTCACCTGGAAGAGCTGCACACGCAGGCCCAGGAGGGGCTCCGTTCCCTCCAGCACCAAG aaaaacagaaactgaaCAAGGGTGCCTGGGACCATGGAGACACCCAGAGCATCCAG TCCTCCCGGACCGGGCCAGATGATGATAGCATCTCCTTCTGCAGCCAGACCACGTCCTACACAGCTGAGAGCTCCACGGCAGAGGATGCTCTCTCCGTCCGCTCTGAGATGATCCAGCGCAAAG GCTCCACCTTCCGACCGCATGACTCATTTCCCAAATCATCTGGAAAGTCAGGGCGCCGGCGGCGGGAGCGGCGGAGCACGGTGCTGGGACTGCCACAGCACGTGCAGAAGGAACTCG GCCTGCGGAATGAACGTGAGGCACCAGGTACTCCTCGGCCTCCTGGTCCACGGGACGCTGTCCGCATCCCCACGGTGGACGGCCATCCGGCAGGCCCGGCCTCAGGGCCAGGGGCCAGGGTGTCCCTGCAGGCGCTGGAGGCGGAGGCCGAAGCCGGTGCCCAGGCAGAGGCCATGCTGCAGCGCCACATCGACCGCATTTACCGGGATGACACGCTCGTTGGCCGGTCCACGGGGGCCCGGCCCTTGCCACTGACCCGGCCCATGTCCCTAGCAGTGCCCGGACTGACCGGAGGGGCAGGGCCTCCAGAACCCCTGAGCCCGGCCATGTCCATCTCGCCCCAGGCCACCTACTTGTCGAAGCTGATCCCGCACGCCGTGCTGCCGCCCACAGTGGACGTGGTGGCCTTGGGCCGCTGCAGCCTGCGCACGCTGAGCCGCTGCAGCCTGCTCTCAGCCAGCCCGGCCTCCATCCGCTCGCTGGGCCACTTCTCCTCGGTCTCCAGCCCGCGGCCCCGCAGCCGCCACCCTTCCTCCTCCAGTGACACCTGGAGCCACTCTCAGTCCTCTGAGACCATTGTGTCTGACGGCTCCACCCTCTCCTCTAAGGGTGGCTCAGAGGGCCGGCCAGAGGGCTCTGTGGCCAACAGTAACGTGGTGCCCCCTCCCCTGGGGGGCAGCGGGAGGGGCTCTCCCAGCGGGGGCAGCACTGCCGAGGCCTCGGACACTGTCAGCATTCGGAGCGGTGGCCAGTTGTCCGGCCGGAGTGTGTCCCTACGTAAGCTGAAGCGGCCCCCGCCACCTCCCCGCCGGACCCACTCGCTCCATCAGCGCAGCTCAGCAGCACATGATGGGCCCCTGGGGCTGCCTCCCAAGCCTGAGCGGAAGCAGCAGCAACAGCTGCCCCGGCCGCCCACCACTGGCGGGTCAGAAGGGATGGGGGCAGCACCCTGTCCATCCAGCTCAGCAGGCAGCTGGGTGCCTGGCTTGTCTCCAGGTGGCTCCCGGCGTCCCCCACGCTCCCCAGAACGGACACTCTCACCCTCCAGTGGATACTCGAGCCAAAGTGGTACCCCTACCCTCCCTCCCAAGGGTCTAACAGGGGCCCCTGCTTCCCCAGGCAAGGCCCAACCCCCTAAACCAGAGCGTGTCACTTCCCTTCGATCTCCCGGGGCCTCCGTCTCCTCCTCCCTCACGTCTCTATGTTCCTCCTCCTCTGATCCGGCACCCTCAGACCGCTCTGGTCCGCACATGTCGACCACCCTGGGTGACAGGTTTGTCATACCTCCTCACCCCAAGGTGCctgcccccttctccccacctccctctaaGCCCAAGAGCCCAAACCAAGCTGCCCCTGCTCCAGCTGCCCCTGCTGTGGTCCCTGGGCCCATCTCTACCACTGCTGCCAGCCCTGAGTCCCCACCTACTCCCCAGACATCCCTAACCCCACCTCAGGCATCTCCCAGTGCCTCCAAAGACCAGTcacccccaccatccccacccccatcttatcacccaccccccccacccactAAGAAGCCAGAGGTGGTTGAGGAGGCCCTGTCTGCCCCGGGGACTGCTGAGGAGGCCCTCCAAGATCCCAActggcccccacccccgcctcctgCACTGGAGGAACAGGACCTGTCCATGGCCGACTTCCCTCCACCCGAGGAGGCCTTTTTCTCTGTGGCTGGCCCTGAGCCTGCAGACCCTTCACGCCCCCCGGAGCCCTCCTTAGCTACTGTCTCTTTCCAGAGCCAGCCCTGTGGTACCCCAGAtcttcctccagctctgccagCCCCATCTGCTGCTGGTTCTGTCCCAGGGCTTCAGGCCAAGGTCCCTCGGAGGGAACCAGGGGGCTGCAGCAAGGGTGGCGGCCTTCCCAGGGAGGATGCTGGTGCACCCCTGGTCACACCCTCACTCCTGCAGATGGTTCGGCTGCGCTCTGTAGGCACTCCCACAGTGGCTCCGACTCCAGCGTCAGGGCCGTCGGCCCCCCAGAAGCCACTGCGAAGGGCCCTGTCAGGGCGGGCCAGCCCAGCGCCTGCCTCCTCAGGGCTCCACGCTGCTGTTCGGCTCAAGGCCTCCAATCTGGCTGCCAGCGTGGGCCCTGTGAGTGCCCAGCCCAATGGACCACCTGAGGCAGAGCCGCGGTCCCCTGCCTCTACGGCCAGCTTCATCTTCTCCAAGGGCACCAAGAAGCTGCAGCTGGAGCAGCCCGTGTCCCCTGAGACCCAGGCTGACCTCCAGCGGAACCTGATAGCTGAACTTCGGAGCATCTCAGAGCAACGGCCACCCCAGGCCCCAAAGAAGCCACCTAAGGCCCCCCCGCCTGTGGCCCGCAAGCCTTCTGGGGGAGccgccccccccacctcccccagcttTCCTCGGGCTGAGCCCCTTCCTGCTCCTCCCACCAACGGGCTCCCCCATGCCGAGGACAGGACTAAGGAGGAGCTGGCAGAGAATGGAGGTGTCCTGCAGCGGGTGGGTCCAGAGGAGAAGCTGGGCCTGCCTGGCACAG ACCCACAGAAAGAGCTGGTCTGA
- the NHSL3 gene encoding uncharacterized protein KIAA1522 homolog isoform X1 — protein sequence MAARAPPAAPAAEEPGGPGGPPRKKKSRSGVSGLRRAFSWLRGKRRKKAAGTEGAEPAAPRAKKADDKARRAKGKGRAGSAKAESDKRLSVGPGQGLGSAVDEHQDNVFFPSGRPPHLEELHTQAQEGLRSLQHQEKQKLNKGAWDHGDTQSIQSSRTGPDDDSISFCSQTTSYTAESSTAEDALSVRSEMIQRKGSTFRPHDSFPKSSGKSGRRRRERRSTVLGLPQHVQKELGLRNEREAPGTPRPPGPRDAVRIPTVDGHPAGPASGPGARVSLQALEAEAEAGAQAEAMLQRHIDRIYRDDTLVGRSTGARPLPLTRPMSLAVPGLTGGAGPPEPLSPAMSISPQATYLSKLIPHAVLPPTVDVVALGRCSLRTLSRCSLLSASPASIRSLGHFSSVSSPRPRSRHPSSSSDTWSHSQSSETIVSDGSTLSSKGGSEGRPEGSVANSNVVPPPLGGSGRGSPSGGSTAEASDTVSIRSGGQLSGRSVSLRKLKRPPPPPRRTHSLHQRSSAAHDGPLGLPPKPERKQQQQLPRPPTTGGSEGMGAAPCPSSSAGSWVPGLSPGGSRRPPRSPERTLSPSSGYSSQSGTPTLPPKGLTGAPASPGKAQPPKPERVTSLRSPGASVSSSLTSLCSSSSDPAPSDRSGPHMSTTLGDRFVIPPHPKVPAPFSPPPSKPKSPNQAAPAPAAPAVVPGPISTTAASPESPPTPQTSLTPPQASPSASKDQSPPPSPPPSYHPPPPPTKKPEVVEEALSAPGTAEEALQDPNWPPPPPPALEEQDLSMADFPPPEEAFFSVAGPEPADPSRPPEPSLATVSFQSQPCGTPDLPPALPAPSAAGSVPGLQAKVPRREPGGCSKGGGLPREDAGAPLVTPSLLQMVRLRSVGTPTVAPTPASGPSAPQKPLRRALSGRASPAPASSGLHAAVRLKASNLAASVGPVSAQPNGPPEAEPRSPASTASFIFSKGTKKLQLEQPVSPETQADLQRNLIAELRSISEQRPPQAPKKPPKAPPPVARKPSGGAAPPTSPSFPRAEPLPAPPTNGLPHAEDRTKEELAENGGVLQRVGPEEKLGLPGTDPQKELV from the exons CAGGCTCTGCCAAGGCTGAGAGCGACAAACGACTAAGTGTGGGGCCAGGCCAGGGGCTAGGGTCTGCAGTGGATGAGCACCAGGACAATGTCTTCTTCCCCAGTGGGCGACCGCCTCACCTGGAAGAGCTGCACACGCAGGCCCAGGAGGGGCTCCGTTCCCTCCAGCACCAAG aaaaacagaaactgaaCAAGGGTGCCTGGGACCATGGAGACACCCAGAGCATCCAG TCCTCCCGGACCGGGCCAGATGATGATAGCATCTCCTTCTGCAGCCAGACCACGTCCTACACAGCTGAGAGCTCCACGGCAGAGGATGCTCTCTCCGTCCGCTCTGAGATGATCCAGCGCAAAG GCTCCACCTTCCGACCGCATGACTCATTTCCCAAATCATCTGGAAAGTCAGGGCGCCGGCGGCGGGAGCGGCGGAGCACGGTGCTGGGACTGCCACAGCACGTGCAGAAGGAACTCG GCCTGCGGAATGAACGTGAGGCACCAGGTACTCCTCGGCCTCCTGGTCCACGGGACGCTGTCCGCATCCCCACGGTGGACGGCCATCCGGCAGGCCCGGCCTCAGGGCCAGGGGCCAGGGTGTCCCTGCAGGCGCTGGAGGCGGAGGCCGAAGCCGGTGCCCAGGCAGAGGCCATGCTGCAGCGCCACATCGACCGCATTTACCGGGATGACACGCTCGTTGGCCGGTCCACGGGGGCCCGGCCCTTGCCACTGACCCGGCCCATGTCCCTAGCAGTGCCCGGACTGACCGGAGGGGCAGGGCCTCCAGAACCCCTGAGCCCGGCCATGTCCATCTCGCCCCAGGCCACCTACTTGTCGAAGCTGATCCCGCACGCCGTGCTGCCGCCCACAGTGGACGTGGTGGCCTTGGGCCGCTGCAGCCTGCGCACGCTGAGCCGCTGCAGCCTGCTCTCAGCCAGCCCGGCCTCCATCCGCTCGCTGGGCCACTTCTCCTCGGTCTCCAGCCCGCGGCCCCGCAGCCGCCACCCTTCCTCCTCCAGTGACACCTGGAGCCACTCTCAGTCCTCTGAGACCATTGTGTCTGACGGCTCCACCCTCTCCTCTAAGGGTGGCTCAGAGGGCCGGCCAGAGGGCTCTGTGGCCAACAGTAACGTGGTGCCCCCTCCCCTGGGGGGCAGCGGGAGGGGCTCTCCCAGCGGGGGCAGCACTGCCGAGGCCTCGGACACTGTCAGCATTCGGAGCGGTGGCCAGTTGTCCGGCCGGAGTGTGTCCCTACGTAAGCTGAAGCGGCCCCCGCCACCTCCCCGCCGGACCCACTCGCTCCATCAGCGCAGCTCAGCAGCACATGATGGGCCCCTGGGGCTGCCTCCCAAGCCTGAGCGGAAGCAGCAGCAACAGCTGCCCCGGCCGCCCACCACTGGCGGGTCAGAAGGGATGGGGGCAGCACCCTGTCCATCCAGCTCAGCAGGCAGCTGGGTGCCTGGCTTGTCTCCAGGTGGCTCCCGGCGTCCCCCACGCTCCCCAGAACGGACACTCTCACCCTCCAGTGGATACTCGAGCCAAAGTGGTACCCCTACCCTCCCTCCCAAGGGTCTAACAGGGGCCCCTGCTTCCCCAGGCAAGGCCCAACCCCCTAAACCAGAGCGTGTCACTTCCCTTCGATCTCCCGGGGCCTCCGTCTCCTCCTCCCTCACGTCTCTATGTTCCTCCTCCTCTGATCCGGCACCCTCAGACCGCTCTGGTCCGCACATGTCGACCACCCTGGGTGACAGGTTTGTCATACCTCCTCACCCCAAGGTGCctgcccccttctccccacctccctctaaGCCCAAGAGCCCAAACCAAGCTGCCCCTGCTCCAGCTGCCCCTGCTGTGGTCCCTGGGCCCATCTCTACCACTGCTGCCAGCCCTGAGTCCCCACCTACTCCCCAGACATCCCTAACCCCACCTCAGGCATCTCCCAGTGCCTCCAAAGACCAGTcacccccaccatccccacccccatcttatcacccaccccccccacccactAAGAAGCCAGAGGTGGTTGAGGAGGCCCTGTCTGCCCCGGGGACTGCTGAGGAGGCCCTCCAAGATCCCAActggcccccacccccgcctcctgCACTGGAGGAACAGGACCTGTCCATGGCCGACTTCCCTCCACCCGAGGAGGCCTTTTTCTCTGTGGCTGGCCCTGAGCCTGCAGACCCTTCACGCCCCCCGGAGCCCTCCTTAGCTACTGTCTCTTTCCAGAGCCAGCCCTGTGGTACCCCAGAtcttcctccagctctgccagCCCCATCTGCTGCTGGTTCTGTCCCAGGGCTTCAGGCCAAGGTCCCTCGGAGGGAACCAGGGGGCTGCAGCAAGGGTGGCGGCCTTCCCAGGGAGGATGCTGGTGCACCCCTGGTCACACCCTCACTCCTGCAGATGGTTCGGCTGCGCTCTGTAGGCACTCCCACAGTGGCTCCGACTCCAGCGTCAGGGCCGTCGGCCCCCCAGAAGCCACTGCGAAGGGCCCTGTCAGGGCGGGCCAGCCCAGCGCCTGCCTCCTCAGGGCTCCACGCTGCTGTTCGGCTCAAGGCCTCCAATCTGGCTGCCAGCGTGGGCCCTGTGAGTGCCCAGCCCAATGGACCACCTGAGGCAGAGCCGCGGTCCCCTGCCTCTACGGCCAGCTTCATCTTCTCCAAGGGCACCAAGAAGCTGCAGCTGGAGCAGCCCGTGTCCCCTGAGACCCAGGCTGACCTCCAGCGGAACCTGATAGCTGAACTTCGGAGCATCTCAGAGCAACGGCCACCCCAGGCCCCAAAGAAGCCACCTAAGGCCCCCCCGCCTGTGGCCCGCAAGCCTTCTGGGGGAGccgccccccccacctcccccagcttTCCTCGGGCTGAGCCCCTTCCTGCTCCTCCCACCAACGGGCTCCCCCATGCCGAGGACAGGACTAAGGAGGAGCTGGCAGAGAATGGAGGTGTCCTGCAGCGGGTGGGTCCAGAGGAGAAGCTGGGCCTGCCTGGCACAG ACCCACAGAAAGAGCTGGTCTGA